In a genomic window of Mycolicibacillus parakoreensis:
- the opcA gene encoding glucose-6-phosphate dehydrogenase assembly protein OpcA encodes MILELPDTTTTAINKRLDQVREEVGAVTMGRVLTLIIVPGAAAEGTDSSLVADSIAAANTASHEHPCRVIVVLDGEPGDTARLDAQLRVAGDAGAGEVVVLRLSGPLAQHADSVVVPFLLPDIPVVAWWPDHAPARPAEDALGRLAVRRLTDATNSADPLAAIRARRIGYSPGDTDLAWSRITYWRALLASALDLPPHRPVTAVRVSGLATEPALDVLAGWLASRLDAPVRREIGALRIEITRGAETITLSRPQQGAVATLSRTARPDTLISLPRRDVAECLAEDLRRLDADEIYCSALEGLDRVEYR; translated from the coding sequence ATGATCCTGGAGCTGCCCGACACCACCACCACCGCGATCAACAAGCGCCTCGACCAGGTCCGCGAGGAGGTCGGTGCGGTCACGATGGGCCGGGTGCTGACCCTGATCATCGTGCCCGGCGCCGCGGCCGAGGGGACCGACTCGTCCCTGGTGGCCGATTCGATCGCCGCGGCCAACACCGCCAGCCACGAGCATCCGTGCCGGGTGATCGTGGTGCTCGACGGCGAGCCCGGCGACACCGCCCGCCTCGACGCGCAGTTGCGGGTCGCCGGCGACGCCGGGGCCGGCGAGGTGGTGGTGCTGCGGCTCTCCGGGCCGCTGGCCCAGCACGCCGACAGCGTGGTGGTGCCGTTTCTGCTGCCCGACATCCCGGTGGTGGCGTGGTGGCCCGATCACGCCCCGGCCCGTCCCGCCGAGGATGCGCTGGGCCGGCTGGCGGTCCGGCGGCTCACCGACGCCACCAACAGCGCCGACCCGCTGGCGGCGATCCGGGCACGGCGCATCGGCTACAGCCCCGGGGACACCGACCTGGCGTGGAGCCGCATCACCTACTGGCGCGCCCTGTTGGCCTCCGCGCTGGATCTGCCGCCGCACCGGCCGGTCACCGCGGTGCGGGTGTCGGGGCTGGCCACCGAACCGGCGCTCGACGTGCTGGCCGGGTGGCTGGCCAGCCGCCTCGACGCCCCGGTGCGCCGCGAGATCGGCGCGCTGCGCATCGAGATCACCCGCGGGGCGGAGACGATCACGTTGAGCCGCCCGCAGCAGGGGGCGGTGGCCACGTTGAGCCGCACCGCCCGACCCGACACGCTGATCTCGCTGCCGCGCCGCGACGTCGCCGAATGCCTGGCGGAGGATCTGCGCCGACTCGACGCCGACGAGATCTACTGTTCGGCCCTCGAGGGCCTCGACCGAGTGGAGTACCGATGA